A stretch of DNA from Saccharospirillum mangrovi:
CCTGATGGCGATGAAAACCGAACAGGCGCGTCTGGATGCGTTACCGAAAGCGATTGGCGAAATGGTCAAACCGGCGGAGAAAATTGAGTCGATCAGGATTCACCAGATCACCGGTCTCGGCCAGCCGCTGGGCAGCGATGGCAACCGCGTCGGTGAACGTTCAGCCAGCAACGCAGCGCTCGATGCCATTCTTGGTTTGGCGGTGCAATTGCCGGCGCTGCGTAAATTGGGTGAAGAATTGGGGCTGAGTATGGATAGCAGTTTGCAGTCGCTCAGCGGTGATAAAAAGGGCTGAGGTCTTCAGGAAAAATATCGGTATGTTAACTGGTTCAGTGTCGTGAGAGTCCGGATTTAGACCACCTAGCTTAACCTCGTCATCCCGGCCTTGAGCCGGGATCTCTCCTGGGAAACAAAGTTCAGCGACTGGCAGCCAACCGTGTGTTTATAGCTCGGTTGGGATTTGTTTCTTGGCAAAACCGACGCATTAAAAAAGCCATCCCGACGTTCGCCGGGATGGCTTTTTTGTTCCTAACGCTTAATCAATCGACGCGGAATTTACGCGTGACCTGACTGATGCGATTGGCGACAGATTTCAATTGCCCCATCACGTTCTGCACATCGTCTGCTTTGGCTTTCACGCGTTCAGATGCTTCGGCGACCAGCGCTGTGCGCGCCGACATTTCGGTGGTCACCGATGATTGCTCAGTCGCGCTGGTGGCGATCTGATGGTTCATTTCCACCAGGGCATTCATCTGGTTGCTGGCGTCGGTCACCATGCTTTCGATGCGCGCCATTGCGGCCAGCGTTTCTTCGCGCTGGGTGCGCGACAACTGCATTTTATTGACGGTTTCTTTCGCCATGGCGTTGAGCCGTTCGAGGATGGTGCTGACGTCGTCGGTGCTGGTTTGAGTGCGTTGTGCCAGTTGGCGCACTTCGTCGGCAACCACCGAGAAACCCCGGCCGTGTTCGCCGGCGCGGGCGGCTTCGATGGCGGCGTTTAAGGCCAGCAAATTGGTCTGTTCGGAAATGCCGTTGATCTCATCCAGAGTGCGCGAAATGCTTTGGATTTCCTGGTCGAGTCCGTTGATGGAATCTTCCACCGACTGCGACAGTGCATCCAATTCGCCCAGTGTCGCCTGAGTGGCAACCGCCTGTTCGTTCACGCCTTGCATTTGTTCCTGTGCGGTTTCCGAACGGCTGCGGGTTTCTTCGGAATGGTTGGCGATGTCGGCGGCGGTGGCGGCCAGTTCTTCCACGGCGGTGGCGTTGGAATACACCGACTCGGCTTGTTCGTGGCTTTCGTGCGCCATCGATGCGGCCGATTCGCTGCCCTCGTCCGACACCTGCGTAATGGTGCTGACGTCCTGGTTGAGCTGGCGGATGTCGTCACGCAGTTGACCGAGGAAGGCGTTGAAGTCTTGCGCCAGGTCGTTGAACACGTCGATGCCGCTGCGCGGCAATTCGTTGGTTAAATCGCCCTGGCCGGAGGCCAGCCGTTTTACCGAACCACCGAGTGCGTTCAGCGCTCTGTAGATGCCGCGCACCAGCAGGGTGATCAACACCAGAATCAGCAGTGTGCCCACGCCCATAACGATGACCGAGGTGGACATCATGTCGCGGCCTTCATCGACAATGGTTTCACGAATGGCGCCGGTCAGCGATTCTGCCGAGTCGATATAAAAGCCGGTGCCCAGCATCAGGTTCCATTGCGGCACCCAGATGGCGTAGGAATATTTGGGTTCGGCAATGTCGCTGCCCGGACGGGGAAACCAGTAAGTGAAAAAGCCGGTGCCGGCTTTGGCGGCGTCAATCAGGCCGCGAATCAGGTAGGTGCCGTTCTGGTCTTGCAGGTCGTAATAGTTGTTGCCGATACCGCCACCGGGATGCAGCAGGCGAACGCCCGCGCCGTCGTAGCCAAAGATGTAACCGTCGCCATCATCGAAGCTGTAGTTGCCCAGCATTGCCATGGCGGCATCACGGCCTTGCAGGCCCGGCTGTTCAAGGTAGGGGCGGATCAGGCCGTCGATTGAATCCATGATGGTTTTCAATCGTTCGCTTTCGATTTCGATCACCGCCTGGTGAATGTGTTCGGCGGTGTGTTCCTGCAAG
This window harbors:
- a CDS encoding methyl-accepting chemotaxis protein is translated as MKLSLKALLYGIAVLPVVALAVAGIGTQYLGNRTLQEHTAEHIHQAVIEIESERLKTIMDSIDGLIRPYLEQPGLQGRDAAMAMLGNYSFDDGDGYIFGYDGAGVRLLHPGGGIGNNYYDLQDQNGTYLIRGLIDAAKAGTGFFTYWFPRPGSDIAEPKYSYAIWVPQWNLMLGTGFYIDSAESLTGAIRETIVDEGRDMMSTSVIVMGVGTLLILVLITLLVRGIYRALNALGGSVKRLASGQGDLTNELPRSGIDVFNDLAQDFNAFLGQLRDDIRQLNQDVSTITQVSDEGSESAASMAHESHEQAESVYSNATAVEELAATAADIANHSEETRSRSETAQEQMQGVNEQAVATQATLGELDALSQSVEDSINGLDQEIQSISRTLDEINGISEQTNLLALNAAIEAARAGEHGRGFSVVADEVRQLAQRTQTSTDDVSTILERLNAMAKETVNKMQLSRTQREETLAAMARIESMVTDASNQMNALVEMNHQIATSATEQSSVTTEMSARTALVAEASERVKAKADDVQNVMGQLKSVANRISQVTRKFRVD